The following proteins come from a genomic window of Pseudochaenichthys georgianus chromosome 17, fPseGeo1.2, whole genome shotgun sequence:
- the ppp1r7 gene encoding protein phosphatase 1 regulatory subunit 7 → MASRSVGELQEMEVDRKGESEESGDDETKRKSINGNVDPNQPATTGKEESPVDMDTITLDPEEEDVDLVHCRIGNIEGLEVLQKCKTLSLRQNLIKKIENLDSLRSLRELDLYDNQIRKLENLQNLTEIDQLDVSFNMLRKVEGLEQLTQLKKLFLLHNKIGSIANLDHLTGLDMLELGSNRIRILENLDTLSSLQSLFLGTNKITTLQNLDGLHNLTVLSIQSNRITKIEGLQNLLNLRELYLSHNGIEVIEGLENNKKLTTLDIAANRVKKIENINHLTDLQEFWMNDNQIDNWSDLDELKNAKSLETVYLERNPVQKDPQYRRKIMLALPSVRQIDATFIRF, encoded by the exons ATGGCTTCCCGGTCTGTTGGAGAGCTTCAAGAGATGGAAG TGGACAGAAAGGGTGAGTCTGAAGAGTCTGGTGATGATGAGACCAAGAGGAAGAGTATCAATGGCAACGTGGACCCCAATCAGCCTGCAACCACAG GTAAAGAAGAGTCTCCTGTTGACATGGACACCATAACCTTGGACCCAGAGGAAGAG GATGTTGATCTTGTTCATTGTCGTATTGGGAATATTGAAGGTTTGGAGGTCTTACAGAAGTGTAAA ACACTCTCCTTAAGACAGAATCTTATTAAAAAGATAGAAAACCTCGACAGTTTGAGGTCTCTGCGGGAACTAGATCTCTACGACAATCAGATCCGCAAACTGGAGAACCTGCAAAACCTTACAGAGATTGA TCAGCTTGACGTCTCCTTCAATATGTTGAGGAAGGTGGAGGGTTTGGAGCAGCTAACTCAGCTGAAGAAACTTTTTCTGCTTCACAACAAAATTGGCAGCATTGCCAACCTGGACCACCTCACAGGCCTGGACATGCTGGAGCTGGGCTCCAATCGCATCCGG atCTTAGAGAACCTGGATACACTTTCATCACTGCAGAGTTTGTTTCTTGGCACCAACAAAATAACTACCCTTCAGAATCTGGATGGTTTGCACAACCTGACAGTTTTAAGCATTCAG AGTAACCGGATTACTAAAATTGAGGGCCTACAGAATCTGCTCAACCTGAGAGAGCTCTATCTGAGCCACAATGGCATTGAGGTCATTGAGGGATTGGAAAATAAT AAAAAGCTTACAACCCTGGACATCGCTGCCAACCGAGTCAAGAAAATTGAAAACATCAACCATCTGACAGACCTGCAGGAGTTCTGG ATGAACGATAATCAGATCGATAACTGGTCAGATCTCGATGAGTTGAAGAATGCCAAGTCTCTGGAGACGGTCTACCTTGAGAGAAACCCTGTACAGAAGGACCCACAGTACCGGCGGAAGATCATGCTGGCGCTGCCCAGTGTTCGCCAGATCGACGCTACCTTCATCCGCTTCTAA